Proteins co-encoded in one Neodiprion lecontei isolate iyNeoLeco1 chromosome 3, iyNeoLeco1.1, whole genome shotgun sequence genomic window:
- the LOC107224181 gene encoding signal-induced proliferation-associated 1-like protein 1 isoform X1, whose translation MQLLETVVVFMGQLKATDSSYPTPINYEKLATAATAHTHPERSMNDEMIASLPVNSGGGGGGGGGSNGGPGSRVGRSLALHRSNSSLELPHSPDPASRVPDTPLRREYGSHGSIDVVAQSVPVGENFFAAMLQDFRSPDQRSPSSNAELLRRLQDGQSPDTDEVCGPTGSSPKLRLKLNRFWSGKPPRGVDQEQCQNPASPSVSADVEERHRRRAFAHYDCQSLTANLGYAAKLRGILLARRRNTATGASAASSLRASTPDEAPEDDIGDGKGNELLESCPFFRNETGGEGEREVGLTRCTMANGIHRPPLAYGVSVLEPPPGETLWKHTCPLQRRPLPIESVDDGAHYYRRYFLGREHQNWFGMDEQLGPVAISIRKDSNQYRIIVRTSELLTLRGTVPEEALGIRPQGRSPMREILELVAPEVQLGCLKLGTPAAEEAVARLDEQGLSNKYKVGVLYCRSGQRTEEEMYNNQHAGPAFLEFLDTMGQRIRLRGFEGYKAGLDTKTDSTGTHAVAASHRGVEVTFHVSTMLPFTPNNRQQLLRKRHIGNDIVTIVFQEPGALPFSPRRIRSQFQHVFIIVRAINPCSENTQYAVAVSRSKEVPIFGPPIQAGATFSKGKGFADFILAKVINAENAAHRSEKFATMATRTRQEYLKDLATNYSSTTVVDTGQKFSMLSFSSKKKVPIRPRLSCDATQRGGICWQVILEDSNQNTDCYLGISVDTIVLIEEHSRQVVFVAACVSILGWHAQTNSLRLYYHQGECVTIHVRGDYGERDELMEIVSRLRAVTQGFPASELSLKRNNLGQLGFHVQPDGVVTQVESMGLAWQAGLRQGSRLVEICKVAVSTLSHDQMVDLLKTSAQVTVTVVPPMPDGNPRRGCTLQNCQYLSNNYEGDYENVTNPDSTPTQQTAMSHQRRYDRSFSPPRSSNSSGYGTGSSSRSFNDPRFPLEGTMTSSSSGHSSADDRWYELLEPQEHDTNLRVDGTPPPLPARQNYQVLTGNKNGPTQKKEKEHGHYATTKQMVESTSSSAKYHNHEHYSKESNYMSQRALENSRHENYQRIENMQRSQEPTSNYVKLQKEKYEIKQENVYASHRDLHKNENHGHQKLTVSNSLPLAQNATYSLPKSGSNNNLVRFSDYEQSTPDKGNIKYEQGLKANERNSKFDIYDVKINDRNGKCEHHDNKTNDKRIYNYEFEEVHSELRKSKYETEVVQSDTKYGIDHQHHGKKAEQIDINRDIIRYEIPHEFKVGEKVTCLKTSISERPVPHKVEYRQKDITSSLPPDTRMTDGNSTDISTLPSEDELSNGSGNVSPRLRRANRHRGGNLTPSSGSSRNQSPRPKPGARNSHRNSANLSSSTLQEDLMKLINPDYIADDMQLSNNPIPNNNVPTIISNNQNSNKLNNNMIEIQNRCRSRENLCGNSTSTLSVLPTNGQENGNVSEVILTMARPATVISNASTASSPAPSENKLSKEERLSPRVTKSPHTTSKPISNLTVARDSKSQIEGEIDWPSLMDSANRTIKQLGQDWSEERVLDGGTTVSGNVCDLQSHLSTLELRVARETRRRLSLEDEVRRLRDENRRLQDESHAAAQQLRRFTEWFFQTIDHQ comes from the exons aTGCAACTTCTGGAAACAGTGGTCGTTTTTATGGGTCAACTGAAAGCGACAGATAGCAGCTACCCTACCCCCATCAATTACGAGAAGCTAGCTACTGCAGCAACAGCTCACACCCATCCTGAGCGATCAATG AATGATGAGATGATCGCGAGTCTTCCAGTAAACAGCGGCGGTGGCGGCGGTGGAGGCGGTGGCAGTAACGGGGGACCGGGGAGCCGTGTGGGACGCAGTCTAGCACTTCATCGTTCGAATTCCAGTCTCGAGCTGCCCCACAGTCCGGACCCAGCTTCTCGTGTTCCCGACACTCCTCTTCGCCGAGAGTATGGCTCCCACG GGAGCATCGATGTCGTAGCGCAGTCGGTACCAGTTGGAGAAAATTTCTTCGCTGCAATGCTCCAGGACTTTCGTTCCCCGGATCAGCGAAGCCCAAGTTCGAACGCGGAGCTTCTCCGTCGGCTGCAGGACGGCCAGTCGCCGGACACGGACGAGGTGTGCGGGCCGACCGGCTCCAGTCCGAAGTTGCGACTGAAACTGAATCGCTTCTGGAGCGGAAAACCTCCACGCGGCGTCGACCAGGAACAATGCCAGAACCCGGCTAGTCCTTCGGTGTCCGCCGACGTCGAGGAGAGACACAGAAGACGCGCTTTCGCCCATTACGATTGCCAATCTCTCACCGCTAATCTTGGCTATGCCGCCAAACTCAGGGGCATCCTTTTGGCCAGGAGGCGAAACACAGCCACCGGAGCCTCTGCTGCCAGTTCGCTCCGAGCGTCAACCCCTGACGAAGCTCCAGAGGATGACATCGGCGATGGGAAAg GCAACGAGCTTTTGGAGTCCTGTCCGTTCTTCCGGAATGAAACGGGCGGCGAGGGTGAGCGAGAAGTCGGCTTGACTCGCTGCACGATGGCGAACGGAATTCATCGACCTCCGTTAGCCTACGGAGTATCCGTTCTTGAACCACCGCCGGGTGAAACTCTGTGGAAACACACTTGCCCTCTTCAGAGAAGACCGTTGCCGATCGAAAGCGTCGACGATGGAGCTCACTATTACCGGCGATACTTTTTGG GTCGGGAACACCAGAACTGGTTCGGCATGGACGAGCAGCTTGGGCCGGTCGCCATAAGCATTCGAAAGGATTCGAATCAGTACCGAATAATAGTTCGAACATCCGAGCTACTGACTCTTCGCGGAACAGTTCCCGAGGAGGCCTTGGGAATAAGACCGCAAGGTAGATCGCCGATGAGAGAAATCCTTGAGTTGGTCGCTCCGGAGGTCCAGCTTGGATGTCTTAAGCTGGGAACACCCGCGGCCGAGGAAGCTGTCGCAAGATTGGACGAGCAGGGACTTTCCAACAAGTATAAAGTCGGCGTTCTTTACTGTAGATCCGGTCAAAGGACTGAGGAAGAAATGTACAATAATCAACATGCTGGACCAGCATTCTTAGAATTTTTAGATACTATGG GCCAAAGAATAAGACTGCGCGGTTTTGAAGGATACAAAGCAGGCTTGGATACCAAAACAGACTCGACCGGCACTCATGCTGTCGCTGCGAGCCACAGAGGTGTGGAAGTTACGTTTCACGTATCTACCATGCTTCCTTTCACACCTAACAACAGACAACAATTGCTGAGGAAAAGACACATCGGAAATGATATTGTCACCATAGTCTTCCAG GAACCAGGAGCGCTCCCATTCAGTCCTCGCAGAATACGATCTCAGTTTCAACACGTGTTCATCATTGTAAGAGCGATTAATCCGTGCTCGGAAAATACACAGTACGCCGTTGCTGTTTCGAGAAGTAAGGAAGTCCCCATATTTGGGCCACCCATTCAAGCAGGCGCTACTTTTAGCAAAGGAAAAGGTTTTGCTGATTTTATCCTTGCGAAAGTAATAAATGCGGAAAACGCTGCGCACAG ATCTGAAAAGTTTGCAACAATGGCTACCAGAACGAGGCAAGAGTACCTCAAAGATTTGGCTACGAATTACTCATCTACCACTGTTGTTGATACcggacaaaaatttt ctATGCTCTCGTTCAGCAGTAAAAAGAAGGTACCAATTCGTCCTCGCCTGTCGTGCGACGCGACACAGCGAGGAGGTATATGCTGGCAAGTGATTTTAGAAGACAGCAATCAAAACACAGACTGTTACCTAGGAATAAGTGTAGACACAATAGTTTTGATCGAAGAACATTCACGACAAGTTGTATTTGTAGCTGCTTGCGTCAGCATCCTTGGTTGGCATGCCCAGACGAACAG CCTGAGGCTTTACTATCACCAAGGTGAATGCGTGACGATTCACGTTCGTGGTGACTATGGGGAAAGGGATGAGTTGATGGAGATCGTTTCGCGATTACGGGCTGTAACACAAGGATTCCCTGCTTCCGAGTTGTCACTCAAACGGAATAATTTGGGTCAACTAGGTTTTCATGTTCAACCAGATGGCGTTGTCACCCAAGTTGAGAGCATGGGACTTGCTTGGCAGGCTGGACTCAGGCAAGGATCAAGGCTGGTCGAGATATGCAAAGTTGCAGTTTCAACCCTGAGTCACGATCAAATGGTTGATCTTTTGAAAACCAGCGCACAGGTTACAGTCACTGTGGTGCCACCAATGCCTGACGGCAACCCACGAAG AGGGTGCACTTTGCAAAACTGTCAATACTTGTCAAATAACTACGAAGGTGATTACGAGAATGTCACAAATCCTGACAGCACTCCGACGCAACAGACTGCTATGTCACACCAGAGACGCTACGACAGATCGTTCAGTCCACCACGGTCAAGTAACAGCTCTGGATATGGTACAGGATCCAGTTCGAGATCTTTCaatgatccaagatttccTCTTGAAGGCACCATGACAAGCAGCAGCAGTGGGCACAGCAGCGCCGACGATAGATg GTATGAACTCCTGGAGCCACAAGAACATGATACCAATTTACGCGTGGACGGAACGCCTCCGCCGCTTCCAGCTAGGCAAAACTATCAAGTATTAACGGGGAACAAAAACGGACCCActcaaaaaaaggaaaaggaacaTGGTCACTATGCGACGACAAAACAGATGGTCGAAAGTACCAGCAGTAGTGCGAAGTACCACAACCATGAACATTATTCAAAAGAGAGTAATTATATGTCACAAAGAGCTTTGGAAAATAGTAGACATGAAAATTATCAGAGAATTGAAAACATGCAACGTAGTCAAGAACCTACGTCAAACTACGTCAAGCttcagaaagaaaaatacgaaattaaaCAAGAAAACGTTTACGCGTCGCATAGAGATTtgcataaaaatgaaaaccacGGTCATCAGAAATTAACAGTTTCGAATTCATTACCACTAGCTCAAAACGCTACTTACAGTTTACCAAAATCCGGAAGCAATAATAATCTAGTGAGATTTAGTGATTACGAACAATCAACGCCCGACAAAGGGAACATCAAGTATGAACAGGGCCTGAAAGCGAATGAAAgaaactcgaaatttgatatatatgatgtgaaaattaatgacagGAATGGAAAATGTGAACATCACGATAATAAAACTAATGATAAGCGGATTTACAATTACGAGTTCGAAGAAGTACATTCTGAACTCAGGAAAAGCAAGTACGAAACTGAGGTTGTTCAGAGTGACACAAAATACGGTATAGACCATCAACATCATGGCAAGAAAGCAGAACAAATTGATATCAACAGAGATATAATAAGATACGAGATTCCACATGAGTTTAAAGTCGGTGAGAAGGTGACTTGCTTAAAAACCAGTATCTCAGAGAGGCCAGTGCCTCACAAAGTTGAATACAGACAAAAAGACATTACTTCTAGTTTACCTCCGGATACGAGAATGACTGACGGGAATTCAACTGATATTTCGACACTTCCGAGTGAAGACGAGTTGTCAAATGGTTCCGGAAACGTATCGCCCAGATTGCGTAGAGCTAATCGACATCGAGGTGGAAATTTAACGCCGTCAAGTGGTAGTTCTAGAAATCAGAGCCCGAGGCCAAAACCTGGAGCTAGAAATTCACACAGGAATTCAGCCAATTTATCGTCTAGTACACTGCAAGAGGATTTAATGAAGTTGATAAACCCTGACTACATTGCTGATGATATGCAGCTATCAAATAATCCTATTCCAAATAACAATGTACCTACTATTATATCAAACAATCAAAACTCAAACAAATTGAACAATAATATGATCGAGATACAGAATCGATGTAGATCGAGGGAAAATTTATGTGGAAACAGCACCTCAACGCTGAGCGTCCTGCCAACAAATGGACAGGAAAATGGAAACGTCTCGGAAGTGATTTTGACGATGGCCCGGCCTGCCACTGTGATCTCTAATGCGAGTACAGCATCTAGCCCTGCACCGAGTGAAAACAAATTATCCAAAGAGGAGAG attatCTCCACGTGTCACAAAGTCCCCTCATACCACGTCAAAGCCAATAAGTAATTTAACCGTGGCACGAGATTCAAAATCGCAGATTGAAGGAGAGATAGATTGGCCCAGTCTCATGGACTCCGCGAATAGAACTATAAAACAATTAGGCCAGGACTGGTCGGAAGAAAGAGTCCTCGATGGAGGTACAACTGTCTC GGGAAACGTTTGCGACCTGCAATCTCATTTATCGACTTTAGAATTGCGAGTGGCAAGAGAAACAAGGCGTCGTCTTTCTTTGGAGGATGAAGTGCGTCGCCTTCGAGATGAAAATCGCCGATTGCAAGATGAAAGCCATGCGGCTGCTCAGCAACTGCGTCGGTTCACAGAATGGTTCTTCCAAACAATTGATcatcaataa
- the LOC107224181 gene encoding signal-induced proliferation-associated 1-like protein 3 isoform X3, translating to MIASLPVNSGGGGGGGGGSNGGPGSRVGRSLALHRSNSSLELPHSPDPASRVPDTPLRREYGSHGSIDVVAQSVPVGENFFAAMLQDFRSPDQRSPSSNAELLRRLQDGQSPDTDEVCGPTGSSPKLRLKLNRFWSGKPPRGVDQEQCQNPASPSVSADVEERHRRRAFAHYDCQSLTANLGYAAKLRGILLARRRNTATGASAASSLRASTPDEAPEDDIGDGKGNELLESCPFFRNETGGEGEREVGLTRCTMANGIHRPPLAYGVSVLEPPPGETLWKHTCPLQRRPLPIESVDDGAHYYRRYFLGREHQNWFGMDEQLGPVAISIRKDSNQYRIIVRTSELLTLRGTVPEEALGIRPQGRSPMREILELVAPEVQLGCLKLGTPAAEEAVARLDEQGLSNKYKVGVLYCRSGQRTEEEMYNNQHAGPAFLEFLDTMGQRIRLRGFEGYKAGLDTKTDSTGTHAVAASHRGVEVTFHVSTMLPFTPNNRQQLLRKRHIGNDIVTIVFQEPGALPFSPRRIRSQFQHVFIIVRAINPCSENTQYAVAVSRSKEVPIFGPPIQAGATFSKGKGFADFILAKVINAENAAHRSEKFATMATRTRQEYLKDLATNYSSTTVVDTGQKFSMLSFSSKKKVPIRPRLSCDATQRGGICWQVILEDSNQNTDCYLGISVDTIVLIEEHSRQVVFVAACVSILGWHAQTNSLRLYYHQGECVTIHVRGDYGERDELMEIVSRLRAVTQGFPASELSLKRNNLGQLGFHVQPDGVVTQVESMGLAWQAGLRQGSRLVEICKVAVSTLSHDQMVDLLKTSAQVTVTVVPPMPDGNPRRGCTLQNCQYLSNNYEGDYENVTNPDSTPTQQTAMSHQRRYDRSFSPPRSSNSSGYGTGSSSRSFNDPRFPLEGTMTSSSSGHSSADDRWYELLEPQEHDTNLRVDGTPPPLPARQNYQVLTGNKNGPTQKKEKEHGHYATTKQMVESTSSSAKYHNHEHYSKESNYMSQRALENSRHENYQRIENMQRSQEPTSNYVKLQKEKYEIKQENVYASHRDLHKNENHGHQKLTVSNSLPLAQNATYSLPKSGSNNNLVRFSDYEQSTPDKGNIKYEQGLKANERNSKFDIYDVKINDRNGKCEHHDNKTNDKRIYNYEFEEVHSELRKSKYETEVVQSDTKYGIDHQHHGKKAEQIDINRDIIRYEIPHEFKVGEKVTCLKTSISERPVPHKVEYRQKDITSSLPPDTRMTDGNSTDISTLPSEDELSNGSGNVSPRLRRANRHRGGNLTPSSGSSRNQSPRPKPGARNSHRNSANLSSSTLQEDLMKLINPDYIADDMQLSNNPIPNNNVPTIISNNQNSNKLNNNMIEIQNRCRSRENLCGNSTSTLSVLPTNGQENGNVSEVILTMARPATVISNASTASSPAPSENKLSKEERLSPRVTKSPHTTSKPISNLTVARDSKSQIEGEIDWPSLMDSANRTIKQLGQDWSEERVLDGGTTVSGNVCDLQSHLSTLELRVARETRRRLSLEDEVRRLRDENRRLQDESHAAAQQLRRFTEWFFQTIDHQ from the exons ATGATCGCGAGTCTTCCAGTAAACAGCGGCGGTGGCGGCGGTGGAGGCGGTGGCAGTAACGGGGGACCGGGGAGCCGTGTGGGACGCAGTCTAGCACTTCATCGTTCGAATTCCAGTCTCGAGCTGCCCCACAGTCCGGACCCAGCTTCTCGTGTTCCCGACACTCCTCTTCGCCGAGAGTATGGCTCCCACG GGAGCATCGATGTCGTAGCGCAGTCGGTACCAGTTGGAGAAAATTTCTTCGCTGCAATGCTCCAGGACTTTCGTTCCCCGGATCAGCGAAGCCCAAGTTCGAACGCGGAGCTTCTCCGTCGGCTGCAGGACGGCCAGTCGCCGGACACGGACGAGGTGTGCGGGCCGACCGGCTCCAGTCCGAAGTTGCGACTGAAACTGAATCGCTTCTGGAGCGGAAAACCTCCACGCGGCGTCGACCAGGAACAATGCCAGAACCCGGCTAGTCCTTCGGTGTCCGCCGACGTCGAGGAGAGACACAGAAGACGCGCTTTCGCCCATTACGATTGCCAATCTCTCACCGCTAATCTTGGCTATGCCGCCAAACTCAGGGGCATCCTTTTGGCCAGGAGGCGAAACACAGCCACCGGAGCCTCTGCTGCCAGTTCGCTCCGAGCGTCAACCCCTGACGAAGCTCCAGAGGATGACATCGGCGATGGGAAAg GCAACGAGCTTTTGGAGTCCTGTCCGTTCTTCCGGAATGAAACGGGCGGCGAGGGTGAGCGAGAAGTCGGCTTGACTCGCTGCACGATGGCGAACGGAATTCATCGACCTCCGTTAGCCTACGGAGTATCCGTTCTTGAACCACCGCCGGGTGAAACTCTGTGGAAACACACTTGCCCTCTTCAGAGAAGACCGTTGCCGATCGAAAGCGTCGACGATGGAGCTCACTATTACCGGCGATACTTTTTGG GTCGGGAACACCAGAACTGGTTCGGCATGGACGAGCAGCTTGGGCCGGTCGCCATAAGCATTCGAAAGGATTCGAATCAGTACCGAATAATAGTTCGAACATCCGAGCTACTGACTCTTCGCGGAACAGTTCCCGAGGAGGCCTTGGGAATAAGACCGCAAGGTAGATCGCCGATGAGAGAAATCCTTGAGTTGGTCGCTCCGGAGGTCCAGCTTGGATGTCTTAAGCTGGGAACACCCGCGGCCGAGGAAGCTGTCGCAAGATTGGACGAGCAGGGACTTTCCAACAAGTATAAAGTCGGCGTTCTTTACTGTAGATCCGGTCAAAGGACTGAGGAAGAAATGTACAATAATCAACATGCTGGACCAGCATTCTTAGAATTTTTAGATACTATGG GCCAAAGAATAAGACTGCGCGGTTTTGAAGGATACAAAGCAGGCTTGGATACCAAAACAGACTCGACCGGCACTCATGCTGTCGCTGCGAGCCACAGAGGTGTGGAAGTTACGTTTCACGTATCTACCATGCTTCCTTTCACACCTAACAACAGACAACAATTGCTGAGGAAAAGACACATCGGAAATGATATTGTCACCATAGTCTTCCAG GAACCAGGAGCGCTCCCATTCAGTCCTCGCAGAATACGATCTCAGTTTCAACACGTGTTCATCATTGTAAGAGCGATTAATCCGTGCTCGGAAAATACACAGTACGCCGTTGCTGTTTCGAGAAGTAAGGAAGTCCCCATATTTGGGCCACCCATTCAAGCAGGCGCTACTTTTAGCAAAGGAAAAGGTTTTGCTGATTTTATCCTTGCGAAAGTAATAAATGCGGAAAACGCTGCGCACAG ATCTGAAAAGTTTGCAACAATGGCTACCAGAACGAGGCAAGAGTACCTCAAAGATTTGGCTACGAATTACTCATCTACCACTGTTGTTGATACcggacaaaaatttt ctATGCTCTCGTTCAGCAGTAAAAAGAAGGTACCAATTCGTCCTCGCCTGTCGTGCGACGCGACACAGCGAGGAGGTATATGCTGGCAAGTGATTTTAGAAGACAGCAATCAAAACACAGACTGTTACCTAGGAATAAGTGTAGACACAATAGTTTTGATCGAAGAACATTCACGACAAGTTGTATTTGTAGCTGCTTGCGTCAGCATCCTTGGTTGGCATGCCCAGACGAACAG CCTGAGGCTTTACTATCACCAAGGTGAATGCGTGACGATTCACGTTCGTGGTGACTATGGGGAAAGGGATGAGTTGATGGAGATCGTTTCGCGATTACGGGCTGTAACACAAGGATTCCCTGCTTCCGAGTTGTCACTCAAACGGAATAATTTGGGTCAACTAGGTTTTCATGTTCAACCAGATGGCGTTGTCACCCAAGTTGAGAGCATGGGACTTGCTTGGCAGGCTGGACTCAGGCAAGGATCAAGGCTGGTCGAGATATGCAAAGTTGCAGTTTCAACCCTGAGTCACGATCAAATGGTTGATCTTTTGAAAACCAGCGCACAGGTTACAGTCACTGTGGTGCCACCAATGCCTGACGGCAACCCACGAAG AGGGTGCACTTTGCAAAACTGTCAATACTTGTCAAATAACTACGAAGGTGATTACGAGAATGTCACAAATCCTGACAGCACTCCGACGCAACAGACTGCTATGTCACACCAGAGACGCTACGACAGATCGTTCAGTCCACCACGGTCAAGTAACAGCTCTGGATATGGTACAGGATCCAGTTCGAGATCTTTCaatgatccaagatttccTCTTGAAGGCACCATGACAAGCAGCAGCAGTGGGCACAGCAGCGCCGACGATAGATg GTATGAACTCCTGGAGCCACAAGAACATGATACCAATTTACGCGTGGACGGAACGCCTCCGCCGCTTCCAGCTAGGCAAAACTATCAAGTATTAACGGGGAACAAAAACGGACCCActcaaaaaaaggaaaaggaacaTGGTCACTATGCGACGACAAAACAGATGGTCGAAAGTACCAGCAGTAGTGCGAAGTACCACAACCATGAACATTATTCAAAAGAGAGTAATTATATGTCACAAAGAGCTTTGGAAAATAGTAGACATGAAAATTATCAGAGAATTGAAAACATGCAACGTAGTCAAGAACCTACGTCAAACTACGTCAAGCttcagaaagaaaaatacgaaattaaaCAAGAAAACGTTTACGCGTCGCATAGAGATTtgcataaaaatgaaaaccacGGTCATCAGAAATTAACAGTTTCGAATTCATTACCACTAGCTCAAAACGCTACTTACAGTTTACCAAAATCCGGAAGCAATAATAATCTAGTGAGATTTAGTGATTACGAACAATCAACGCCCGACAAAGGGAACATCAAGTATGAACAGGGCCTGAAAGCGAATGAAAgaaactcgaaatttgatatatatgatgtgaaaattaatgacagGAATGGAAAATGTGAACATCACGATAATAAAACTAATGATAAGCGGATTTACAATTACGAGTTCGAAGAAGTACATTCTGAACTCAGGAAAAGCAAGTACGAAACTGAGGTTGTTCAGAGTGACACAAAATACGGTATAGACCATCAACATCATGGCAAGAAAGCAGAACAAATTGATATCAACAGAGATATAATAAGATACGAGATTCCACATGAGTTTAAAGTCGGTGAGAAGGTGACTTGCTTAAAAACCAGTATCTCAGAGAGGCCAGTGCCTCACAAAGTTGAATACAGACAAAAAGACATTACTTCTAGTTTACCTCCGGATACGAGAATGACTGACGGGAATTCAACTGATATTTCGACACTTCCGAGTGAAGACGAGTTGTCAAATGGTTCCGGAAACGTATCGCCCAGATTGCGTAGAGCTAATCGACATCGAGGTGGAAATTTAACGCCGTCAAGTGGTAGTTCTAGAAATCAGAGCCCGAGGCCAAAACCTGGAGCTAGAAATTCACACAGGAATTCAGCCAATTTATCGTCTAGTACACTGCAAGAGGATTTAATGAAGTTGATAAACCCTGACTACATTGCTGATGATATGCAGCTATCAAATAATCCTATTCCAAATAACAATGTACCTACTATTATATCAAACAATCAAAACTCAAACAAATTGAACAATAATATGATCGAGATACAGAATCGATGTAGATCGAGGGAAAATTTATGTGGAAACAGCACCTCAACGCTGAGCGTCCTGCCAACAAATGGACAGGAAAATGGAAACGTCTCGGAAGTGATTTTGACGATGGCCCGGCCTGCCACTGTGATCTCTAATGCGAGTACAGCATCTAGCCCTGCACCGAGTGAAAACAAATTATCCAAAGAGGAGAG attatCTCCACGTGTCACAAAGTCCCCTCATACCACGTCAAAGCCAATAAGTAATTTAACCGTGGCACGAGATTCAAAATCGCAGATTGAAGGAGAGATAGATTGGCCCAGTCTCATGGACTCCGCGAATAGAACTATAAAACAATTAGGCCAGGACTGGTCGGAAGAAAGAGTCCTCGATGGAGGTACAACTGTCTC GGGAAACGTTTGCGACCTGCAATCTCATTTATCGACTTTAGAATTGCGAGTGGCAAGAGAAACAAGGCGTCGTCTTTCTTTGGAGGATGAAGTGCGTCGCCTTCGAGATGAAAATCGCCGATTGCAAGATGAAAGCCATGCGGCTGCTCAGCAACTGCGTCGGTTCACAGAATGGTTCTTCCAAACAATTGATcatcaataa